Proteins encoded by one window of Chromobacterium violaceum ATCC 12472:
- a CDS encoding UbiH/UbiF family hydroxylase, with protein MRYDKYHAVVVGGGLVGASLALALARAGKRVALLEAGEPAVDGLEQGWDARVYAVSPANRRFLDGMGAWPDMARIGTIASMDVRGDAGGRISFSARDADADALAWIVENRWLLASLWAQLRDGGAELITGARAQALATTPGEARLKLEDGRELAAELLVGADGANSWVRGQLGLQASVKPYGQSGVVANFSCEQPHQGVARQWFFGDSILAWLPMAGNRISMVWSTPDPQSLLQLSNEELAARVAEAGGRQLGAFATLTPAAAFPLRLIQPEAVVSERVALIGDAAHTVHPLAGQGVNLGFQDAAQLAALLGAAPDCGDWMLLRRYQRQRREAVAAMQLGCDGLYRLFHAKLPGLPWLRNTGLSLTNCLTPLKRQFARQAIGY; from the coding sequence ATGCGTTACGACAAATATCACGCGGTCGTCGTCGGCGGCGGCCTGGTCGGGGCCAGCCTGGCCCTGGCGCTGGCGCGCGCCGGCAAGCGGGTGGCGCTGCTGGAGGCCGGCGAGCCCGCCGTTGATGGACTGGAGCAGGGCTGGGACGCGCGCGTCTACGCGGTCAGCCCGGCCAACCGGCGTTTCCTGGATGGCATGGGCGCCTGGCCCGACATGGCGCGGATCGGCACCATCGCGTCGATGGACGTGCGCGGCGACGCCGGCGGGCGGATCTCGTTCTCGGCCCGCGACGCCGACGCCGACGCGCTGGCCTGGATCGTCGAGAACCGCTGGCTGCTGGCCTCGCTGTGGGCGCAGCTGCGCGACGGCGGCGCGGAGCTGATCACCGGCGCCCGCGCCCAGGCGCTGGCCACGACGCCTGGCGAAGCCCGGCTGAAGCTGGAGGATGGCCGCGAACTGGCGGCCGAGCTGCTGGTGGGGGCCGACGGCGCCAACTCCTGGGTAAGAGGTCAGCTGGGCTTGCAGGCCAGCGTCAAACCTTATGGCCAGAGCGGCGTGGTGGCCAATTTCTCCTGCGAGCAGCCGCATCAAGGCGTGGCGCGGCAATGGTTTTTCGGCGACAGCATCCTCGCCTGGCTGCCGATGGCAGGGAACCGAATATCGATGGTCTGGTCCACTCCTGATCCGCAGTCGCTGCTGCAGCTGTCGAACGAGGAATTGGCCGCGCGCGTGGCGGAGGCCGGCGGGCGCCAGCTGGGCGCGTTTGCGACCCTCACGCCGGCGGCGGCCTTCCCCTTGCGGCTGATCCAGCCCGAGGCGGTGGTCAGCGAGCGGGTGGCGCTGATAGGCGACGCCGCCCACACCGTCCATCCGCTGGCCGGGCAGGGCGTCAACCTGGGTTTCCAGGACGCGGCCCAACTGGCCGCGCTGCTGGGCGCCGCGCCCGATTGCGGCGACTGGATGCTGCTGCGCCGCTACCAGCGCCAGCGCCGCGAGGCGGTGGCCGCGATGCAACTCGGCTGCGATGGCTTGTACCGGTTGTTCCATGCGAAACTGCCCGGTCTGCCATGGCTGCGCAATACCGGCCTGTCCCTGACCAACTGCCTGACCCCGTTGAAACGGCAGTTCGCCAGGCAGGCGATTGGATACTGA
- a CDS encoding GspH/FimT family pseudopilin: MDKKQGFTLLELLIVMALLAIVLAFAVPAYQSTVSSNAVMSESNNLYGDILSARNEALKRGQVVLVCPSSDGANCNTVAPASTNWAGGWIVLQAVNNSCGDTSGTVLRRQQAFGSGDSAVYSNSAYPSLCFNRMGYAPSSNVGMLTFNTPANQASSRRCVALAAVGHPQVLASGQTDSTGQYTCP, encoded by the coding sequence ATGGACAAGAAACAAGGTTTCACCCTGCTGGAGCTGTTGATCGTCATGGCCTTGCTGGCCATCGTCCTGGCATTCGCCGTGCCGGCCTATCAAAGCACCGTGTCCAGCAACGCGGTGATGTCCGAGAGCAACAATCTGTACGGCGACATCCTGTCCGCGCGCAACGAGGCGCTCAAACGCGGCCAGGTCGTGCTGGTCTGTCCTTCCTCCGACGGCGCCAACTGCAATACCGTCGCGCCGGCCAGCACGAATTGGGCTGGAGGCTGGATCGTGCTGCAAGCGGTCAACAACAGCTGCGGCGACACCAGCGGCACCGTGCTGCGCAGGCAGCAGGCCTTCGGCAGCGGCGACAGCGCCGTCTACAGCAACAGCGCCTATCCGTCGCTATGCTTCAACCGCATGGGCTACGCCCCGTCCAGCAACGTCGGCATGCTTACCTTCAACACGCCCGCCAACCAGGCCAGCAGCCGACGCTGCGTGGCGCTGGCGGCGGTCGGCCACCCCCAGGTGCTGGCCAGCGGCCAGACCGACAGCACGGGACAATACACATGTCCATGA
- a CDS encoding DsbC family protein, producing the protein MKTLALSSAMLMSLAACSQAAGGNVEDVKKAFLNHFPGKQVKSVSATPVKGIYELVVDGRQVVYVNSDASYLFVGDLIDAKNKESLTEKKMAELSKVDFNALPFQYAFKDVRGKGERKMAVFTDPDCPFCKKLERESLKDIDNVTIYTFLYPLTQLHPDAMRKSKQIWCSADKAAAWTAFMRDGKPLTGPDNCDTPLDKIQALGEKMGITGTPALVFANGRMVPGAIDGGDIEQLLNAK; encoded by the coding sequence ATGAAAACGCTGGCCCTGTCCAGCGCGATGCTGATGTCGCTGGCCGCCTGCTCCCAAGCCGCCGGCGGCAATGTCGAGGACGTGAAGAAGGCTTTCCTGAATCACTTTCCCGGCAAGCAGGTGAAGAGCGTCAGCGCCACCCCGGTCAAGGGCATCTACGAGCTGGTGGTGGACGGCCGCCAGGTGGTGTACGTCAACAGCGACGCCAGCTATCTGTTCGTCGGCGACCTGATCGACGCCAAGAACAAGGAAAGCCTGACCGAGAAGAAGATGGCCGAGCTGTCCAAGGTGGACTTCAACGCGCTGCCGTTCCAGTACGCGTTCAAGGACGTGCGCGGCAAGGGCGAGCGCAAGATGGCGGTGTTCACCGATCCGGACTGCCCGTTCTGCAAGAAGCTGGAGCGCGAGAGCCTGAAGGACATCGACAATGTCACCATCTACACCTTCCTCTACCCGCTGACCCAGCTGCATCCGGACGCGATGCGCAAGTCCAAGCAGATCTGGTGCTCGGCCGACAAGGCCGCCGCCTGGACCGCCTTCATGCGCGACGGTAAGCCGCTGACCGGCCCGGACAACTGCGACACGCCGCTGGACAAGATCCAGGCGCTGGGCGAGAAGATGGGCATCACCGGCACGCCGGCGCTGGTGTTCGCCAATGGCCGCATGGTGCCGGGCGCGATCGACGGCGGCGACATCGAGCAGCTGCTGAACGCCAAGTAA
- a CDS encoding acyl-CoA-binding protein, which yields MSDLQTLFTQAQADVKTLSERPDNQTLLQLYALFKQATEGDATGERPGMMDFINRAKFDAWEKLKGKDGAAAMQEYIDVVNKLLAD from the coding sequence ATGTCTGATCTGCAGACTCTCTTCACCCAGGCCCAGGCCGACGTCAAGACCCTGTCCGAGCGTCCGGACAACCAGACCCTGCTGCAGCTGTACGCGCTGTTCAAGCAAGCGACCGAAGGCGACGCCACCGGCGAGCGCCCGGGCATGATGGACTTCATCAACCGCGCCAAGTTCGACGCCTGGGAAAAGCTGAAGGGCAAGGATGGCGCCGCGGCGATGCAGGAATACATCGATGTGGTGAACAAGCTGCTGGCCGACTGA
- a CDS encoding type IV pilin protein, translating into MKKKPEGFSLLELVIALAVLALLVSIALPSYRSFMMQSNRTAAKTALQDLASREESYFAINNNYASQLATLGYASGTVYVPGSGNNLYALSIASATNSTFVLNAAPQGSQAQDSCQTYQLDNLGNQSNIANGSSGTPLNVSGCW; encoded by the coding sequence ATGAAAAAAAAGCCTGAAGGATTTTCCCTGCTGGAACTGGTGATCGCGCTGGCCGTGCTGGCATTGCTGGTGTCCATCGCCCTGCCCTCGTACCGCAGCTTCATGATGCAGTCCAACCGCACCGCGGCCAAGACCGCGCTGCAGGACCTGGCCAGCCGCGAGGAAAGCTATTTCGCCATCAACAACAACTACGCCAGCCAGCTGGCCACTCTGGGCTATGCCAGCGGCACGGTCTACGTGCCTGGCAGCGGCAATAATCTGTACGCGCTGTCCATCGCCAGCGCCACGAACAGCACCTTCGTGCTGAACGCCGCGCCGCAGGGCAGCCAGGCCCAGGACAGTTGCCAGACCTACCAGCTGGACAATCTGGGCAACCAGAGCAATATCGCCAACGGCTCCAGCGGCACCCCGCTGAACGTCAGCGGCTGCTGGTGA
- the nhaR gene encoding transcriptional activator NhaR — MDRINYKHLHYFWHVARAGSVTRAAGQLNVSMQTISGQITKLEQQLGRSLFRQQGRGLALTEAGRLALDYADRIFLLGEELETALADPLLDQTLRLAAGISDVVPKGIASRLLRPALRTNGRLRLSCGEGDFDELIGELGRHRLDLVLADRPVASGEQQQFQSWPLLRCPVQLLAAPELHARCQAGFPASLEQAPLLLPSRDNVLRRQLEHWFDANGVRPDLVGEFDDHALMETFARQGLGLLPAPVSPDGEADHPGLLPLGALDGVWEHYYVTASRRKLQHPALQAILQAWT, encoded by the coding sequence ATGGACAGGATCAATTACAAGCATCTGCACTATTTCTGGCATGTGGCGCGCGCCGGCAGCGTCACCCGCGCCGCCGGCCAGTTGAACGTCAGCATGCAGACCATCAGCGGACAGATCACCAAGCTGGAACAGCAACTGGGACGTTCGCTGTTCCGCCAGCAGGGCCGCGGCCTGGCATTGACCGAGGCCGGCCGGCTGGCGCTGGATTACGCCGACCGCATCTTCCTGCTGGGGGAAGAACTGGAGACGGCGCTGGCCGACCCGCTGCTGGACCAGACGCTGAGATTGGCCGCCGGCATTTCCGATGTCGTGCCCAAAGGCATCGCCAGCCGGCTGCTGCGGCCGGCGCTGCGCACCAACGGCCGTTTGCGGCTCAGCTGCGGCGAAGGCGACTTCGATGAGCTGATCGGCGAACTGGGCCGCCACCGGCTGGACCTGGTGCTGGCGGACCGCCCCGTGGCCAGCGGCGAGCAACAGCAGTTCCAATCCTGGCCGCTGCTGCGCTGCCCGGTGCAGCTGCTGGCCGCGCCGGAGTTGCACGCCCGCTGCCAGGCCGGATTCCCGGCCAGCCTGGAACAGGCGCCGCTGCTGCTGCCCAGCCGGGACAACGTGCTGCGCCGGCAACTGGAGCACTGGTTCGACGCGAACGGCGTCCGGCCCGACCTTGTCGGCGAATTCGATGATCATGCGTTGATGGAAACATTCGCCCGCCAGGGACTGGGATTGTTGCCGGCGCCGGTTTCGCCCGACGGCGAAGCCGACCATCCCGGCCTGTTGCCGCTGGGCGCGCTGGACGGCGTGTGGGAGCACTATTACGTCACCGCCAGCCGCCGCAAGCTGCAGCACCCCGCGCTGCAGGCGATTTTGCAAGCCTGGACATGA
- a CDS encoding pilus assembly PilX family protein — protein MKRHLHRSRCCRPRGFTLIAALMMLIVITIIGIALMRSSGLLGKLAGNTREKGRAFEAAEATLQYAEWWLNQGGNAGAAANCSGRQSTLQVCNNALSNPTATTSWGNAGYTYTPPFMTASASGGGQTYYQSPQLYIQYLGLNAAGSGAIYQLTAIGYGGNAASVAVLQSTYTLYSGTTNLGK, from the coding sequence ATGAAGCGCCATCTCCATCGATCCCGCTGTTGCCGTCCACGCGGCTTCACGCTGATCGCGGCGCTGATGATGCTGATCGTGATCACCATCATCGGCATCGCGCTGATGCGCAGCAGCGGCCTCCTGGGCAAGCTGGCCGGCAACACCCGCGAAAAGGGCCGCGCCTTCGAGGCCGCGGAAGCGACGCTGCAATACGCGGAGTGGTGGCTGAACCAAGGCGGCAACGCCGGCGCCGCCGCCAATTGCAGCGGCAGGCAAAGCACGCTGCAGGTCTGCAACAACGCGCTGTCCAACCCGACCGCCACAACATCGTGGGGCAACGCCGGCTATACCTACACCCCGCCCTTCATGACCGCCTCTGCCAGCGGCGGCGGCCAAACCTATTACCAGTCCCCCCAGCTCTACATCCAGTATCTGGGCCTGAACGCCGCCGGCAGCGGCGCGATCTACCAGCTCACCGCGATAGGCTACGGCGGCAACGCCGCGTCGGTGGCCGTGCTGCAAAGCACCTACACGCTGTACTCCGGCACCACCAACCTGGGGAAATGA
- a CDS encoding PilW family protein, translated as MNAARQRGSGLIEVMVAIAIGLALLGILTMIFSSVRLTKTSQSGLAQLQDNQRTAMTLISSIVQSAGYYPNPQTQTAAQALPAGNGFAAGQSIIGTSGASGAPDTLSVRFASQVNDNTLNCNGAGGNGQIYINQFAVNGSKQLTCAVNGGTAQVLVDGVSGMKVLYGVDETGAGSTTHYYPASSLPAGAAVRSVWVTLTMINPLANQPGQQSTVTMSWLTGLMNQL; from the coding sequence ATGAACGCCGCCCGGCAGCGCGGCAGCGGCCTGATCGAGGTGATGGTAGCCATCGCCATCGGCCTGGCCTTGCTCGGCATCCTGACCATGATCTTCAGTTCCGTGCGGCTGACCAAGACCAGCCAGTCCGGCCTGGCCCAGCTGCAGGACAACCAGCGCACGGCGATGACCCTGATCAGCAGCATCGTGCAATCCGCCGGCTACTACCCCAACCCGCAAACCCAGACCGCGGCGCAAGCGCTGCCGGCCGGAAACGGCTTCGCCGCGGGGCAGTCGATCATCGGCACGTCTGGCGCGTCAGGCGCGCCGGACACCCTGAGCGTGCGCTTCGCCTCCCAGGTCAATGACAACACCCTGAACTGCAACGGCGCCGGCGGCAACGGCCAGATCTACATCAATCAATTTGCCGTCAACGGCTCGAAACAGCTCACCTGCGCGGTCAACGGCGGAACCGCCCAGGTGCTGGTGGACGGCGTCAGCGGCATGAAGGTGCTGTACGGCGTGGATGAAACCGGCGCCGGCTCCACCACCCACTACTACCCGGCCTCCAGCCTGCCGGCCGGCGCCGCCGTGCGCTCGGTGTGGGTGACGCTGACCATGATCAATCCGCTGGCCAATCAACCCGGCCAGCAGTCCACGGTGACCATGTCCTGGCTCACCGGCCTGATGAACCAGCTATGA
- a CDS encoding pilus assembly protein produces the protein MRPDAPRLTLSLTALLAASLWPQAAGAVTVSDNFTGGSAQLNWLVFGGACMTAGNGSGTIPACGSKDPSGNTQIGGYSGTLPDSNGNGALRLTNSAGSQSGAIVYNSLFPSSSGLQATFTSYTYDGDSGGSARNGADGMSFFLLTAIPSAVGSFGGSLGYSCSNVNSPYNGIIGGYLGLGMDEYGNFPNGGYYNDNTSSGPGAKPQNISLRGAGSVAASSLGTQFGRSFSASMVQSVCRNGNYNGTSVMNYPFISIPGTSGGVYQLPSSQPMANESATRRGQAVPISYKLKITPANLLSLWYSYNNGAYVPVITNYDINNTAVSGPLPSQITFGFAASTGASRNVHEISCFQAQPFTQSASSSGLNSQQTTLIRTGTQQYVASYHADNWWGSLASYALQGNTSTGQVSVASTATWDSSCVLTGGSCATTGASNMNAQTSRAILSWSGSQGIPFQWANLTAGQQSAISPDGNGSARVSYLRGARGNEVTTLGSGLFRDRDSVLGDLINSSPIWVGPPQNNYQATWSDKLYPSASPAENATGAQTYPAYQSANATRTNVVYNGGNDGMLHGFRSGANDANGNYVATNNDGQEVLAYLPAAVQANTVQYSNPTYPHQYFVDATPVADDLFYNSAWHTWLIGGLGAGGQAIYMLDVSNPANFSETNAASLVVSEINSGTLSCVNKATCGNDLGYTFGTPVIARFHNGQWGAVFGNGYNSANGHAVIFIMLVNSSGAPSFYELDTGSGSANDPSGAGGKNGIYYTTVADLDGDNTADYIYAGDLFGNVWRFDVTGSTPSSWSVSQFGKGAASPLFTTQYTYCSSAQISAGSCTPSLQPITSKLLVTAIPTGNTSPRVLVSFGTGQKIPFTTNSADVYAGGTQSLYGVWDWDMSGWNTLTGQSAYYSQAAPTGGLTVRPSNLTAQTVAASYSSTLGSVQGYRALSNNAVCWQGVSSCSSYGWLLNLPGSNEQVIYNPVSQLGTFTVNTTIPPNSNPSSCTVSSATGFTMSLNPKTGGATLRSYYANDSGNFNGISGSVIDGIAVNMAGSPSVVRFLGNYFAIGSSISGGPVATPPQINPAAFDLHARLNWIELR, from the coding sequence ATGCGACCCGATGCCCCGCGCCTCACCCTCAGCCTGACGGCGCTGTTGGCCGCAAGCCTGTGGCCGCAAGCCGCCGGCGCGGTCACCGTCAGCGACAACTTCACCGGCGGCAGCGCCCAGCTCAACTGGCTGGTGTTCGGCGGCGCCTGCATGACCGCCGGCAACGGCAGCGGCACCATTCCCGCCTGCGGCAGCAAGGACCCCAGCGGCAACACCCAGATAGGCGGCTACAGCGGCACCCTGCCCGACTCCAACGGCAACGGCGCGCTGCGGCTGACCAACAGCGCCGGCAGCCAGTCCGGCGCCATCGTCTACAACAGCCTGTTCCCGTCCAGCAGCGGCCTGCAAGCCACCTTCACCAGCTACACCTACGACGGCGACTCCGGCGGCAGCGCGCGCAACGGCGCCGACGGCATGAGCTTCTTCCTGCTCACCGCCATCCCCAGCGCCGTCGGCTCCTTCGGCGGCAGCCTGGGCTACAGCTGCTCCAACGTGAACTCGCCGTACAACGGCATCATCGGCGGCTACCTCGGCCTGGGCATGGACGAGTATGGCAACTTTCCCAACGGCGGCTACTACAACGACAACACCTCCAGCGGCCCCGGCGCCAAGCCGCAGAACATCTCGCTGCGCGGCGCCGGCTCGGTGGCCGCCAGCTCGCTGGGCACCCAGTTCGGCCGCAGCTTCAGCGCGTCCATGGTGCAAAGCGTGTGCCGAAACGGCAACTACAACGGCACCAGCGTGATGAACTATCCATTCATCAGCATCCCCGGCACCAGCGGCGGCGTCTATCAGCTGCCGTCCAGCCAGCCCATGGCCAACGAATCGGCCACCAGGCGCGGCCAGGCGGTGCCGATCAGCTACAAGCTGAAGATCACGCCGGCCAACCTGCTCAGCCTCTGGTACAGCTACAACAACGGCGCCTACGTGCCGGTGATCACCAACTACGACATCAACAACACCGCGGTCAGCGGGCCGCTGCCCAGCCAGATCACCTTCGGCTTCGCGGCGTCCACCGGCGCCAGCCGCAACGTGCATGAGATCAGCTGCTTCCAGGCCCAGCCCTTCACCCAGTCCGCCAGCTCCAGCGGCCTGAACAGCCAGCAGACCACGCTGATCCGCACCGGCACTCAGCAATATGTAGCCAGCTACCACGCCGACAACTGGTGGGGTTCGCTGGCGTCCTACGCCTTGCAGGGCAATACCAGCACCGGCCAGGTTTCGGTGGCCAGCACCGCCACCTGGGACAGCTCCTGCGTGCTGACCGGCGGCAGCTGCGCCACCACCGGCGCCAGCAACATGAACGCGCAGACCAGCCGGGCCATACTCAGCTGGAGCGGCAGCCAGGGCATCCCCTTCCAATGGGCGAACCTGACGGCTGGCCAGCAAAGCGCCATCAGCCCGGACGGCAACGGCTCCGCTCGGGTGTCCTACCTGCGCGGCGCGCGCGGCAACGAGGTCACCACGCTGGGCAGCGGCCTGTTCCGCGACCGGGACAGCGTGCTGGGAGACCTGATCAACAGCAGCCCGATCTGGGTCGGGCCGCCGCAGAACAACTATCAGGCGACCTGGAGCGACAAGCTCTACCCCTCCGCCTCGCCGGCGGAAAACGCGACCGGCGCCCAGACCTATCCCGCTTACCAGAGCGCGAACGCCACCCGGACCAACGTCGTCTACAACGGCGGCAACGACGGCATGCTGCACGGCTTCCGCAGCGGCGCGAACGACGCCAACGGCAACTACGTGGCCACCAACAACGATGGCCAGGAAGTGCTCGCCTACCTGCCGGCCGCGGTGCAGGCCAACACCGTCCAGTACAGCAACCCCACCTATCCCCACCAGTATTTCGTCGACGCCACCCCCGTCGCCGACGACCTGTTCTACAACAGCGCCTGGCACACCTGGCTGATAGGCGGCCTCGGCGCCGGCGGCCAGGCGATATACATGCTGGACGTCAGCAATCCGGCCAATTTCTCCGAAACCAACGCCGCCAGCCTGGTGGTGTCGGAAATCAACAGCGGCACGCTCAGCTGCGTCAACAAGGCCACCTGCGGCAACGATCTGGGCTACACCTTCGGCACGCCGGTGATCGCCCGCTTCCACAACGGCCAGTGGGGCGCGGTGTTCGGCAACGGCTACAACAGCGCCAACGGCCACGCCGTCATCTTCATCATGCTGGTGAACAGCAGCGGCGCGCCCAGCTTCTACGAGCTGGACACCGGCAGCGGCAGCGCCAACGATCCCTCGGGCGCCGGCGGCAAGAACGGCATCTACTACACCACGGTCGCCGACCTGGACGGCGACAACACCGCCGACTACATCTACGCCGGCGACCTGTTCGGCAACGTCTGGCGCTTCGATGTCACCGGCAGCACGCCGTCCAGCTGGTCGGTATCGCAGTTCGGCAAAGGCGCGGCCTCGCCGCTGTTCACCACCCAGTACACCTATTGCAGCAGCGCGCAGATCAGCGCCGGCAGCTGCACGCCCAGCCTGCAGCCGATCACCAGCAAGCTGCTGGTAACGGCCATCCCCACCGGCAACACCAGCCCGCGGGTGCTGGTGTCGTTCGGCACCGGCCAGAAAATACCGTTCACCACCAACTCCGCCGACGTCTACGCCGGCGGCACCCAGAGTCTGTACGGCGTCTGGGACTGGGACATGTCGGGCTGGAACACGCTGACGGGCCAATCCGCCTATTACAGCCAGGCGGCCCCCACCGGCGGCCTGACCGTGCGCCCGAGCAATCTCACTGCCCAGACCGTCGCCGCGTCCTACAGCTCGACGCTGGGCTCGGTGCAGGGCTACCGCGCGCTGTCTAACAACGCCGTCTGCTGGCAGGGCGTCAGCAGCTGCTCCAGCTACGGCTGGCTGCTCAACCTGCCCGGCAGCAATGAGCAGGTGATCTACAACCCGGTCAGCCAGCTGGGCACCTTCACCGTCAACACCACCATTCCGCCCAACAGCAATCCGTCGTCGTGCACGGTGTCGTCCGCCACCGGCTTCACCATGTCGCTGAACCCGAAGACCGGCGGCGCCACCCTGCGCTCCTATTACGCCAACGATTCCGGCAATTTCAACGGCATCAGCGGCAGCGTGATCGACGGCATCGCGGTCAATATGGCGGGCTCGCCCAGCGTGGTCCGCTTTCTGGGCAATTATTTCGCGATCGGCAGCAGCATCAGCGGCGGCCCGGTCGCCACCCCGCCGCAGATCAATCCGGCAGCGTTCGACCTGCATGCCAGGCTGAACTGGATAGAGCTGCGCTGA
- the htpX gene encoding protease HtpX, with amino-acid sequence MKRVILLIVTNIAVMLVLSLSVRLLGLDRFVTAGGLNLGMLLMFSAVLGFGGAFISLALSKTMAKWSTGARVITQPSGQTEAWLLNTVRKLADRAGLPMPEVAVYEGEPNAFATGPSRANSLVAVSTGLLANMNEEEVEAVLAHEIAHIRNGDMVTLTLIQGVVNTFVYFLARVVGYLVDSWLKRDEENGSAGTGIGYFITVIVCEIVFGILASVVVMYFSRQREFRADAGAAELLGSPVPMANALRRLGGIEADGLPKSMAASGIAGGRGLLGLFATHPSMEERIAALEGRG; translated from the coding sequence ATGAAACGGGTGATTTTGCTGATTGTGACCAACATCGCGGTGATGCTGGTTCTGAGCCTGAGCGTGCGATTGCTGGGCCTGGATCGCTTCGTCACCGCCGGCGGCCTGAACCTGGGCATGCTGCTGATGTTCTCGGCGGTGCTGGGTTTCGGCGGCGCTTTCATTTCCCTGGCCCTGTCCAAGACCATGGCCAAATGGAGCACCGGCGCGCGGGTGATCACGCAGCCGTCCGGCCAGACCGAAGCCTGGCTGCTGAACACTGTGCGCAAGCTGGCCGACCGCGCCGGCCTGCCGATGCCGGAGGTGGCGGTGTACGAGGGCGAGCCCAATGCTTTCGCCACCGGCCCCAGCCGCGCCAACTCGCTGGTGGCGGTGTCCACCGGCTTGCTGGCCAATATGAATGAGGAGGAAGTGGAGGCGGTGCTGGCGCACGAGATCGCCCACATCCGCAACGGCGATATGGTGACGCTGACGCTGATCCAGGGCGTGGTCAACACCTTCGTCTATTTCCTGGCCCGGGTGGTCGGCTACCTGGTGGACAGCTGGCTGAAGCGCGACGAGGAGAACGGTTCCGCCGGCACCGGGATCGGTTATTTCATCACGGTCATCGTCTGCGAGATCGTATTCGGCATCCTGGCTTCCGTGGTGGTGATGTACTTCTCCCGCCAGCGCGAGTTCCGCGCCGACGCCGGCGCCGCCGAGCTGCTGGGCTCGCCCGTGCCGATGGCCAACGCGCTGCGTCGTCTGGGCGGCATCGAGGCCGACGGCTTGCCCAAGAGCATGGCGGCTTCCGGGATCGCCGGCGGCCGCGGCCTGCTGGGCCTGTTCGCCACCCACCCGAGCATGGAGGAGCGCATCGCCGCGCTGGAAGGCCGCGGTTGA
- the pilV gene encoding type IV pilus modification protein PilV — MSMSAPRQSGFSMLEVLVALIVISLGLLGIAGMQAAAINSTSIARSRSLGAIAAQSMAAAMHANTAYWGALSASGSWSVSASGVISGTPSLSQTVVCSASGTTCTAANIAGYDATQWGSGTISALPGGSGQIACNPASSATPVVCTITVYWLEKSRSVNAASMTAATASQSYQMVVVP, encoded by the coding sequence ATGTCCATGAGCGCGCCCCGCCAGAGCGGCTTCAGCATGCTGGAAGTGCTGGTGGCGCTGATCGTGATCTCGCTGGGCCTGCTCGGCATCGCCGGCATGCAGGCCGCCGCCATCAACAGCACCAGCATCGCCCGCAGCCGCAGCCTGGGGGCCATCGCCGCCCAGAGCATGGCCGCCGCGATGCACGCCAATACCGCGTACTGGGGCGCGCTGAGCGCCAGCGGCAGCTGGAGCGTCAGCGCCTCCGGCGTCATCAGCGGCACGCCTTCCTTGAGCCAGACCGTGGTCTGCTCCGCCTCCGGCACCACCTGCACCGCCGCCAATATCGCCGGCTACGACGCCACCCAGTGGGGCAGCGGCACCATCAGCGCCCTGCCCGGCGGCAGCGGCCAGATCGCCTGCAACCCAGCTTCCAGCGCCACGCCAGTGGTCTGTACCATCACCGTGTACTGGCTGGAAAAAAGCCGCTCGGTCAACGCCGCCTCGATGACCGCCGCCACGGCCAGCCAGAGCTACCAGATGGTGGTGGTGCCATGA